A window of Hyperolius riggenbachi isolate aHypRig1 chromosome 1, aHypRig1.pri, whole genome shotgun sequence contains these coding sequences:
- the LOC137517725 gene encoding piggyBac transposable element-derived protein 4-like, translated as MASSSKRLTAEALMQFEDSDPDLQSLEDSSDSDAPGNLSSDSDSDSITSDTEEVSDARVWCPVNTTQAPPPPPRFPFTGEPGLKVECDHCPLAYLQLFFSDAVIDKIVVETNRYAAQEIAAPRGPFSRSRMWEPITKEDLWLFLGLIILQGVVGKPLQKWYWSTNKIIATPFFGTVMSEYRFGLIMKFLHFADNSAFEESTHPAPKLKKIWEVFQLVMENFRNTYVPQRDISVDESLMAYKGRLSWIQYIASKRARFGVKSYMLCEASTGYIWNSILYTGKGTQFNPAFSSYGVATSSVLSLVEPLLNKGYCVITDNFYSSPELFEILIRNKTDAYGTVRPNRREMPTAFAKQKLKSGDIVAWQKGKMLALRWRDKKDVCTLSTVHDASSATTTTRGGKVLAKPQVILDYNHTMGGVDRADQAMTYYPAVRKQQKKYYKKIFRHLLEQSLWNAFILYKQRSDRPGTHSDFIWKMCESICLKYQTSSADVRIGRRASYVVNPERLTGRHFSDYIPPTPKKAAPTRMCVVCCSKTDSKGKKVRKETRLYCPDCNVALCAVPCFKIYHTREVY; from the coding sequence ATGGCGTCATCCTCGAAGCGTCTCACAGCGGAAGCGCTGATGCAGTTCGAGGACAGCGATCCGGATTTGCAGTCACTGGAGGACTCCAGTGACAGTGATGCTCCTGGCAACCTGTCGTCTGATTCTGACAGCGACTCCATCACCAGCGACACGGAGGAGGTTAGTGACGCACGTGTTTGGTGCCCAGTCAACACCACTCAGGCCCCACCACCGCCCCCCCGTTTCCCTTTTACTGGAGAGCCCGGCTTGAAGGTTGAATGTGATCACTGccccctggcctacctgcagctgTTCTTCAGTGACGCTGTTATTGATAAAATCGTGGTGGAGACGAACCGCTACGCCGCGCAAGAAATTGCTGCTCCACGAGGTCCCTTTTCCAGGAGCAGGATGTGGGAGCCTATCACCAAGGAGGACTTGTGGCTGTTCCTTGGACTAATTattctgcagggggtggtggggaagcccctgcagaaatggtactggtCGACGAACAAAATAATCGCTACCCCCTTCTTTGGCACGGTAATGTCGGAGTACCGTTTTGGACTCATCATGAAGTTTCTACACTTCGCAGACAACTCCGCCTTCGAAGAGTCAACCCACCCAGCGCCAAAGTTGAAAAAGATCTGGGAAGTTTTTCAGCTGGTGATGGAAAACTTCCGCAACACTTATGTGCCCCAGAGGGACATAAGTGTGGATGAAAGCTTGATGGCGTACAAAGGCCGACTGTCCTGGATACAATACATCGCGTCCAAGAGGGCCCGGTTTGGAGTGAAGTCCTACATGTTATGCGAGGCATCAACGGGCTACATCTGGAACAGCATACTGTACACCGggaaagggacacaatttaacCCTGCTTTCAGCAGCTACGGGGTGGCGACTTCATCCGTGCTATCTTTGGTGGAGCCCTTGTTGAATAAGGGGTACTGTGTCATCACAGATAATTTTTACAGTTCACCTGAACTTTTTGAAATACTCATCAGGAACAAAACTGATGCCTACGGCACCGTTCGTCCTAACCGGCGAGAAATGCCTACTGCCTTCGCCAAGCAAAAGCTAAAATCTGGGGACATTGTGGCTTGGCAGAAGGGAAAAATGTTGGCACTCCGCTGGCGTGACAAGAAGGACGTGTGTACGCTCAGCACTGTCCATGATGCTTCATCTGCCACCACCACAACGCGAGGAGGGAAAGTCCTGGCCAAGCCGCAAGTCATCCTGGACTACAACCATACAATGGGTGGGGTGGACCGAGCTGACCAGGCGATGACATACTACCCCGCAGTccgcaaacaacaaaaaaaatactacaaaaaAATTTTTCGGCATCTGCTGGAACAATCTCTGTGGAATGCGTTCATTTTGTATAAGCAACGCAGTGACAGGCCAGGAACGCATTCCGACTTTATATGGAAAATGTGCGAAAGCATATGTCTGAAGTACCAGACTTCATCAGCAGATGTGCGAATTGGGCGCCGTGCATCATATGTTGTCAACCCTGAGCGCCTCACTGGCCGCCACTTTTCAGACTATATTCCACCCACTCCAAAAAAAGCTGCTCCAACTAGGatgtgcgttgtttgctgcagcaAGACGGATAGCAAGGGTAAGAAAGTCCGCAAAGAAACCCGTCTCTACTGCCCGGACTGTAATGTCGCCCTGTGTGCTGTTCCATGTTTTAAAATCtaccacacacgggaggtgtattag